A window of the Virgibacillus pantothenticus genome harbors these coding sequences:
- a CDS encoding Na-translocating system protein MpsC family protein: MKTKVKSTEASIASATGKLLRSYFGKGPGALYVSLAHSYLTIYLKDFITPMESVLLEKTKHKNRTGTRCRHE, from the coding sequence GTGAAAACAAAAGTAAAGTCAACAGAAGCTTCCATTGCCAGTGCAACTGGTAAACTATTAAGAAGCTATTTCGGTAAAGGACCCGGGGCATTATATGTATCCTTAGCCCATTCCTATTTAACGATTTATCTAAAAGACTTTATAACTCCGATGGAGAGTGTGTTACTCGAAAAAACAAAACATAAAAATAGAACAGGCACGAGATGTCGTCATGAATAA
- a CDS encoding cation:proton antiporter codes for MVPSLLFEIMLIGLLGIGSQWIAWRYRMPAIVVMSITGLLAGPILGFLNPEEDFGSLYSPIISVAVAIILFEGSLNLSFKELRGLGKPVFRISTVGAFIAWILGSLTAHYIAGLSWAVAFVIGGLFIVTGPTVIMPLLRQSKLKARPAKILKWEGIIVDPIGALLAVFAFEIITFLTASDPDVAKLLLFFAASIFAAIFGWACGRGIGWMFETGHIPEFLKSPAVVIVVILCFTIADEIVHETGLLSVTAMGITLANMGISSISDMRHFKENISILLISTIFIMLTASLQIETLLHIFRPNIIGYVLLMMFIVRPLSIFLSTIGTSLSFNEKALVGWIAPRGIVALTVSGYFAGVLAEQGYEDAQILTTLTFGLVFFTVVAHGFSIGWLSKKLHLSMEGRPGAIIVGANRFTVELAKSLSKADFPVIIVDSSWEKLRPVREAGINFYHGNILSEQTEYNLDTIPYEYLLAATDDHAFNSLVCTTFMPEYGRTNVFKISPLDQISGDTSEVVSRVGGRILFDKKFTMEDLLDKLDNHYVFRQTTLTSQYNYKQYLADKDDSTVFLYLIKPSGQLKFYSEEMRTVPAVGDRIVSLTPANKEKAKIQAKLEIQRNGQSKEGS; via the coding sequence ATGGTACCATCATTACTATTTGAAATCATGCTAATAGGTCTTTTAGGGATTGGCTCACAGTGGATTGCGTGGCGTTATCGCATGCCTGCGATTGTCGTAATGTCGATAACAGGACTGTTGGCAGGACCTATTTTGGGCTTTTTAAACCCTGAAGAAGACTTTGGCAGTTTATATAGTCCGATCATTTCGGTTGCAGTAGCAATTATATTATTTGAGGGGAGTTTAAATTTAAGCTTTAAAGAATTACGAGGACTTGGTAAACCCGTATTCCGTATTTCAACGGTCGGGGCGTTTATTGCCTGGATTCTAGGTTCTTTAACAGCACATTATATTGCTGGTCTTTCTTGGGCTGTCGCCTTCGTTATTGGTGGCTTATTTATTGTTACCGGTCCAACCGTTATTATGCCGCTTTTGCGTCAGTCAAAATTAAAAGCTAGACCAGCAAAAATTTTAAAGTGGGAAGGCATTATTGTTGATCCAATCGGTGCATTGCTTGCAGTTTTTGCCTTTGAAATCATTACCTTTTTAACTGCATCAGATCCTGATGTAGCCAAACTATTATTATTCTTTGCCGCTTCCATATTTGCTGCCATCTTTGGCTGGGCTTGCGGACGAGGAATTGGCTGGATGTTTGAAACCGGCCATATACCAGAATTTTTAAAGTCTCCTGCTGTAGTAATTGTAGTTATTCTTTGTTTTACAATAGCTGATGAAATCGTTCATGAAACGGGGCTCTTATCTGTTACAGCAATGGGAATAACACTGGCGAATATGGGGATTAGTTCTATTTCCGATATGCGTCACTTTAAGGAGAATATTTCGATTCTGCTTATTTCGACAATCTTCATTATGTTGACAGCTTCTTTGCAAATAGAAACGTTGTTGCACATATTCCGTCCAAATATTATTGGTTATGTGCTGCTTATGATGTTTATTGTGCGCCCATTATCTATTTTCCTTTCCACAATTGGAACCAGCTTATCATTTAATGAAAAAGCACTAGTTGGTTGGATTGCTCCAAGAGGGATTGTGGCATTAACGGTTTCTGGTTATTTTGCCGGAGTTTTGGCAGAACAAGGTTATGAAGATGCGCAAATTTTAACCACGCTCACCTTTGGGCTTGTGTTCTTTACCGTTGTGGCACATGGTTTTTCTATCGGCTGGCTGTCGAAGAAATTGCATCTATCCATGGAAGGAAGGCCTGGGGCAATTATTGTCGGGGCCAATCGGTTTACGGTAGAATTAGCTAAATCTCTTTCAAAAGCAGATTTCCCGGTTATTATTGTGGATTCCTCGTGGGAAAAACTGCGTCCTGTACGAGAAGCAGGAATTAACTTTTATCACGGGAATATTTTGTCGGAACAGACAGAATATAATTTAGACACCATTCCATATGAATATCTATTGGCAGCAACCGATGATCACGCATTTAATTCATTAGTGTGTACGACTTTTATGCCAGAGTATGGAAGAACAAATGTGTTTAAAATAAGTCCATTAGATCAAATTAGTGGCGATACATCAGAGGTCGTGTCAAGAGTAGGCGGCCGAATTCTGTTTGATAAGAAATTTACGATGGAAGATTTACTCGATAAATTAGATAATCACTACGTATTTAGACAGACAACATTAACCTCTCAATATAATTACAAACAATATTTAGCAGATAAAGATGATTCGACCGTATTTCTATATTTGATTAAGCCATCTGGGCAATTGAAGTTTTATTCGGAAGAAATGCGGACAGTCCCCGCTGTGGGAGATCGAATTGTCAGTTTGACACCAGCAAATAAAGAGAAAGCGAAAATCCAAGCAAAGCTGGAAATACAGCGTAATGGTCAATCGAAAGAAGGAAGCTAA
- a CDS encoding GNAT family N-acetyltransferase, with the protein MEVRFTKSLQYYLDMVEEELLKKEACNNLMLGILERLQQEQGDCYLGWVEKDGQLLYPFLRTPPHNWVLPDLEGNMDKETVQCIVEHLWNRGWGVPGVIGPESYATTFAAEWGKLTGCTASVHMRELIYQLDKVKKHARQTGELIVAKEQDLPLLIDWLQQFGKQAGEEISLQRAEQIARRFIKEQSAFFWRINDQLVSMANCSRKTRNGAAINAVFTPDHFKGNGYATSAVAALSQQLLNKGYQFCSLYTDVSNPISNYIYQKIGYYKVGSAMVYRFRCS; encoded by the coding sequence ATGGAAGTTCGATTTACAAAGTCATTACAGTACTATCTGGACATGGTAGAAGAAGAGCTGTTAAAGAAAGAAGCGTGTAATAATTTAATGCTTGGCATTTTGGAACGTTTGCAACAGGAGCAGGGAGACTGTTATTTAGGATGGGTAGAAAAGGATGGTCAATTACTCTATCCATTTTTACGTACGCCACCACATAATTGGGTACTTCCTGATTTGGAAGGCAATATGGACAAAGAGACGGTACAATGTATTGTGGAACATCTATGGAACAGAGGTTGGGGAGTTCCTGGTGTCATAGGTCCGGAATCGTACGCTACTACTTTTGCAGCGGAATGGGGAAAGCTTACAGGCTGTACTGCCTCCGTACATATGCGTGAACTTATTTACCAGCTAGATAAGGTGAAAAAGCATGCTCGGCAGACTGGAGAACTAATTGTGGCAAAAGAGCAGGATCTGCCCCTATTAATAGATTGGCTGCAACAATTTGGTAAGCAAGCTGGCGAAGAGATCTCCTTACAACGTGCAGAGCAAATAGCAAGGCGGTTTATTAAGGAGCAATCTGCTTTCTTTTGGCGGATAAATGACCAACTTGTGTCCATGGCTAATTGCTCAAGAAAGACGAGGAACGGAGCTGCTATTAATGCCGTGTTTACACCAGACCACTTTAAAGGAAATGGCTATGCTACAAGTGCAGTTGCAGCATTAAGCCAGCAGTTGCTTAATAAAGGGTATCAGTTTTGTAGCTTGTACACAGATGTATCCAATCCGATTTCTAATTATATATATCAGAAAATTGGCTACTATAAAGTTGGATCCGCAATGGTGTATAGATTTCGATGTAGTTAA
- a CDS encoding Na-translocating system protein MpsC family protein: MNKCIPELKRIWQNEFGITVLQLYYDWNLTNKSGILFAEIKATHIMNNSSSLSNEERTGIHQEIERFTEKAQKAPRNIKSVRLNERTIVSKREDILVTIEKELISSGFEEELRLSKRKLEKNIMDREYLESILNQQMEDIFVDWNFHHDIGYVVMILQAV, encoded by the coding sequence ATGAATAAATGTATTCCTGAGCTAAAAAGGATATGGCAAAACGAATTTGGAATTACTGTACTACAACTTTATTATGATTGGAATTTAACAAACAAAAGCGGCATTCTATTTGCAGAAATAAAAGCAACACATATTATGAACAACTCCAGCTCGCTTTCAAACGAAGAAAGGACAGGAATTCATCAGGAGATAGAACGCTTTACAGAAAAGGCACAAAAAGCGCCTCGCAATATAAAGTCTGTTCGTTTAAATGAGCGAACCATTGTATCGAAGCGAGAGGATATCCTCGTTACCATTGAGAAAGAGCTCATTTCCTCCGGCTTTGAAGAAGAGTTAAGACTTTCTAAACGAAAGCTGGAAAAAAATATTATGGACAGAGAATATTTGGAATCCATTTTAAATCAACAAATGGAGGATATATTTGTTGATTGGAATTTCCATCATGACATAGGCTATGTAGTAATGATCCTACAAGCTGTATAG
- a CDS encoding phospho-sugar mutase: protein MMSWERTFEKWDSYQNLEPNLKQELKQLKADPVALEDAFYKELTFGTGGMRGVLGAGTNRMNVYTIRKAVSGLANYLLEHTVNVKDRGVVIAYDSRHMSKEFALETAKVLGAYGITAYVFSSLRPTPLLSFAVRYLGTVSGVMITASHNPPEYNGFKVYNEDGGQITPSQASEIITYINQVEDELSVPYLEQDELEEQELINWIKDEIDNAYLDKLQGISKWSADEMAKEKTMPIVFTPLHGTASQLVPKGLKQLNFTNVHVVKEQAIADPEFSTVASPNPEEHQAFTMAIEQGKQTNATILLATDPDADRLGVAVKNSAGDYQVLTGNQLGALMLDYLLAHSDKALLRTGRMIKTVVTSELGKAVADYYGIKTLNTLTGFKFIGEKIREFDSTGESFVFGYEESYGYLISSFARDKDAVQASMIACEMAYYWQQQGKTLLDALYELFARHGYYFENMQSITLKGKQGSEKIRLIMDYVRNEPLQKFGGLEVEQTEDYLAGTRKFKDGQVENIELPKENMVKYILERDCWICLRPSGTEPKIKCYFGVRGTSEADSKDKLATLQASMDKILQATIEV, encoded by the coding sequence ATGATGAGCTGGGAACGTACTTTTGAAAAGTGGGATTCATATCAAAATCTAGAACCGAATTTAAAACAGGAACTGAAACAACTGAAAGCGGATCCTGTCGCATTGGAGGACGCTTTTTATAAAGAATTAACCTTTGGTACTGGTGGCATGCGGGGAGTTTTGGGAGCAGGAACAAATCGTATGAACGTTTATACGATTCGCAAAGCCGTAAGTGGTCTAGCAAACTATTTGCTGGAGCATACTGTAAATGTAAAGGATCGTGGCGTTGTCATTGCTTATGATTCGAGGCATATGTCGAAGGAGTTTGCTTTAGAAACAGCTAAAGTATTGGGTGCTTACGGAATTACCGCCTATGTTTTTTCTTCTTTAAGACCTACACCTTTATTATCATTTGCTGTACGTTACTTAGGCACCGTTTCCGGTGTAATGATTACAGCTAGCCATAATCCACCGGAGTATAATGGCTTTAAAGTATATAACGAAGATGGTGGGCAAATTACACCGAGTCAAGCCTCAGAAATTATTACGTATATTAATCAGGTAGAGGATGAGCTATCTGTTCCCTATTTGGAACAGGACGAATTAGAAGAGCAGGAGTTAATCAATTGGATCAAAGATGAAATTGATAATGCTTATTTAGATAAGCTGCAGGGCATTTCAAAATGGTCAGCAGATGAAATGGCTAAAGAAAAGACGATGCCAATTGTTTTTACTCCGTTACATGGAACTGCCTCTCAGCTCGTACCTAAAGGGTTAAAACAGTTGAATTTTACAAATGTTCACGTGGTAAAGGAGCAGGCGATTGCAGATCCAGAGTTTTCAACTGTTGCTTCGCCTAATCCTGAGGAACACCAAGCATTTACGATGGCTATTGAACAAGGTAAACAAACCAATGCAACCATTCTACTTGCTACAGATCCAGATGCAGATAGACTAGGTGTCGCAGTGAAAAATAGTGCAGGTGATTACCAAGTGTTGACGGGCAACCAGCTTGGGGCATTGATGCTAGATTATCTACTAGCTCATAGTGACAAAGCGCTATTAAGAACCGGACGCATGATTAAGACTGTCGTCACATCTGAGTTAGGTAAGGCAGTTGCTGATTACTATGGTATTAAGACATTGAATACATTAACTGGCTTTAAATTTATCGGTGAGAAAATTAGAGAGTTTGATAGCACAGGCGAATCCTTTGTTTTTGGTTATGAAGAGAGCTATGGGTATTTAATTAGCAGCTTTGCTCGTGATAAAGATGCAGTACAAGCTTCAATGATTGCTTGTGAAATGGCGTACTACTGGCAGCAACAGGGCAAGACACTTTTAGATGCTTTATATGAACTATTTGCTCGCCATGGTTATTATTTTGAAAATATGCAATCTATCACCCTAAAAGGAAAGCAAGGCTCAGAAAAAATTCGTTTGATTATGGATTATGTACGTAATGAGCCTTTACAAAAATTTGGGGGTCTGGAGGTAGAACAAACAGAAGATTATTTGGCCGGTACAAGGAAATTTAAAGATGGTCAAGTCGAAAACATCGAGCTGCCCAAAGAGAATATGGTGAAGTATATTTTGGAACGGGATTGTTGGATCTGCTTACGCCCGTCTGGAACAGAGCCAAAAATTAAATGTTATTTTGGTGTACGTGGAACGAGTGAAGCGGATAGTAAAGATAAATTGGCAACATTACAAGCTTCCATGGATAAAATTTTGCAAGCAACAATTGAGGTGTAA
- a CDS encoding AI-2E family transporter produces MHVVNKRWFQFFVFFILAFTLILLISVTDFIFFPFIKIVGSVAVPIIGAGILYYLTKPLMYFFERLKINRIISIVLVFVVMILLGVFVYMYIAPIAQQQFRNLIDNVPKMVDWAQDMISLWQSNQTAIPDQVNKAINDFTNNLQSHIDSVINYLFGFIGQIIGFVTSLVLVPFFLFFMLKDGEKLVPFITQIFSKKKAANIRALLSKLDATLTSFIQGQLIVSFAVGVLLFIGYLIIGLNYSLTLALFAMVMNVIPFAGPFIAVIPALIVGAFQEPIMVVWVALVMIAAQQIESNLISPNVMGRALDLHPLTVITVILAAGSIAGFLGILFAVPFYAVIKTIILHFYQTYVDSKKNKEDALI; encoded by the coding sequence ATGCACGTGGTAAATAAACGCTGGTTTCAATTTTTTGTGTTTTTTATTTTAGCTTTCACTTTAATTCTATTAATCTCGGTCACAGACTTTATATTTTTTCCCTTTATAAAAATAGTTGGTTCTGTAGCAGTACCTATTATCGGTGCTGGTATCCTTTACTACTTAACCAAACCTTTAATGTATTTTTTTGAACGTCTAAAAATCAATCGGATTATTTCGATAGTTCTTGTTTTTGTCGTGATGATACTGCTTGGTGTATTTGTATATATGTATATTGCGCCGATTGCGCAACAACAATTCCGCAATTTAATTGATAATGTTCCAAAAATGGTAGACTGGGCACAGGATATGATTTCCTTATGGCAATCTAATCAAACAGCTATTCCTGACCAAGTGAATAAGGCAATTAACGATTTTACCAATAATTTACAGTCGCATATTGACAGTGTTATCAATTATCTGTTTGGATTTATCGGGCAAATTATCGGCTTTGTTACATCATTAGTTCTTGTTCCTTTTTTCCTATTCTTTATGTTAAAGGACGGAGAAAAGCTAGTACCGTTTATTACGCAAATTTTTTCCAAAAAAAAGGCAGCCAATATACGTGCATTACTTTCCAAGCTCGATGCTACATTAACTTCTTTCATCCAAGGCCAATTAATTGTCAGCTTCGCTGTAGGAGTTTTATTGTTTATTGGCTACTTAATTATCGGCTTAAATTACTCTCTGACACTTGCATTGTTTGCTATGGTTATGAATGTTATTCCATTTGCGGGTCCGTTTATTGCTGTCATCCCTGCATTAATCGTTGGAGCCTTTCAGGAGCCAATTATGGTTGTTTGGGTAGCATTAGTAATGATTGCAGCACAGCAAATAGAAAGTAATTTAATTTCGCCAAATGTGATGGGGCGTGCACTAGATTTACATCCACTAACGGTAATTACGGTTATCTTGGCGGCTGGAAGCATCGCTGGCTTCTTAGGTATTCTGTTTGCAGTCCCATTCTACGCAGTAATTAAAACGATCATTCTTCATTTTTATCAAACATATGTAGATTCCAAAAAGAATAAAGAAGATGCGCTTATTTAA
- a CDS encoding SE1832 family protein produces the protein MTRKQLQDKLDELKSDYVRIQGDLDKLEYVRGRVSSAEEQLIRLEGEIAEVHRQLDELNTYQDMS, from the coding sequence ATGACTCGAAAACAATTACAGGATAAGCTAGATGAATTAAAATCAGACTACGTACGAATACAAGGTGATTTAGATAAGCTGGAGTATGTACGCGGAAGAGTATCCTCGGCAGAGGAACAACTAATTCGCTTAGAAGGGGAAATTGCAGAAGTGCATCGGCAGTTGGATGAACTAAACACGTATCAGGACATGTCCTAA
- the brnQ gene encoding branched-chain amino acid transport system II carrier protein, translated as MKKDTFIIGFMLFALFFGAGNLIYPPVLGVASGTSFFPAIAGFVITGIGIPILAVTAISYVKNDARELGNDVHPLFGLIFTCLVYLAIGPFFGIPRAATVGYEMSIEPLLNETTPWSLWLFTSIFFLAVLLVSLNPSKMVDRIGQLLTPILLLSIAALVIGGFILFDQPLSSASEDYAQTPFFTGFIEGYLTMDAIAALAFGIIVVQTFKERGLSTKGEIIKATLKAGAVAGVGLATVYTTMGWISAKMPNGDTFTNGGEILSQAATQIFGTSGTLLLGIIVTLACFTTSVGLVVAASQFFSKISPLSYKWLTAIITLASFIIANQGLNTIIRFSVPVLVFLYPIAIVLIILTFMRSMFKNKQAVYRGAILFTSIVSLYDGLQELGVQMPVASEYMALLPFSNIGLGWLFPAVIGSLIGWALSKLRNQ; from the coding sequence ATGAAAAAAGACACATTTATTATTGGTTTTATGTTATTTGCTTTATTCTTCGGTGCTGGTAACTTAATCTACCCACCTGTACTAGGTGTAGCTTCAGGTACATCTTTTTTCCCTGCTATTGCAGGATTTGTAATTACTGGGATTGGAATACCCATCCTAGCTGTTACAGCAATTTCATATGTTAAAAACGACGCCAGAGAACTAGGAAATGATGTTCATCCTTTATTTGGTCTGATCTTTACCTGCCTCGTTTATTTAGCAATTGGCCCATTCTTTGGTATCCCGAGAGCAGCTACAGTTGGTTACGAAATGAGCATTGAGCCGCTTTTGAATGAAACGACACCATGGTCTTTATGGTTATTTACAAGTATATTTTTTCTCGCGGTTCTTTTAGTTAGCTTAAACCCATCCAAGATGGTTGATCGAATTGGACAGCTACTAACACCTATCCTATTACTTTCTATTGCAGCCCTAGTCATTGGTGGGTTCATTTTATTTGATCAACCCCTATCCTCGGCTTCCGAAGATTATGCCCAAACCCCCTTTTTCACAGGGTTTATTGAAGGATATTTAACGATGGATGCAATTGCTGCACTTGCATTTGGTATTATTGTTGTACAAACTTTTAAGGAGCGGGGGTTATCCACAAAAGGGGAAATCATCAAAGCAACCTTAAAGGCTGGAGCAGTTGCCGGGGTTGGACTAGCTACAGTCTATACAACGATGGGATGGATTAGTGCCAAAATGCCAAATGGGGATACATTTACAAATGGTGGAGAAATATTATCTCAAGCGGCCACACAAATATTTGGTACGTCAGGTACGTTATTATTAGGAATTATCGTTACATTGGCATGTTTCACAACGTCCGTAGGGCTTGTCGTTGCTGCTTCTCAATTTTTTTCAAAAATCAGTCCTCTATCCTATAAGTGGCTGACTGCAATTATTACACTGGCAAGTTTTATCATTGCGAACCAAGGTCTAAATACGATCATTCGTTTTTCCGTCCCTGTACTTGTATTTTTGTATCCAATCGCCATCGTCCTAATCATCCTTACATTCATGCGGTCAATGTTCAAAAATAAACAAGCTGTTTATCGAGGCGCTATCCTTTTCACAAGTATTGTTAGCTTATATGATGGATTACAAGAATTAGGCGTGCAAATGCCTGTTGCCTCTGAATATATGGCATTACTTCCCTTTTCAAATATTGGTTTAGGGTGGCTATTTCCTGCTGTAATTGGCAGTTTAATTGGGTGGGCACTGTCGAAACTACGGAATCAATAA
- a CDS encoding TerC family protein, with amino-acid sequence MGVDLLIEYLWVLVVLIGLEGLLAADNALVLAIMVRHLPEKQRKKALFYGLAGAFVLRFGSLFVISFLVDVWQVQALGALYLLFISLKHLYDRFKPRKGVEEDKQTKEKKGSSFWMTVLKVEFADLAFAVDSILAAVALAVALPATELGHIGSLDTAQFLVVFAGGMIGLIIMRFAANIFVGLLNKRPGLEVAAFVIVGWVGVKLSLIVLAHEDIALIPHDFPHSTLWKVIFYVVLVGIAVIGWFSSSDKKATVKDEERVKDSEK; translated from the coding sequence ATGGGCGTTGATTTACTGATCGAATATTTATGGGTGTTAGTTGTGCTTATTGGTTTAGAAGGACTGTTGGCTGCAGATAATGCGCTTGTTTTAGCGATTATGGTGAGGCATTTACCTGAAAAACAGCGTAAAAAAGCATTATTCTACGGGTTAGCTGGTGCGTTTGTTCTCCGGTTTGGATCATTATTCGTTATTTCGTTTTTAGTTGATGTTTGGCAGGTACAAGCACTCGGTGCGCTTTACTTACTATTCATATCTCTGAAACATTTATATGACCGGTTTAAACCGAGAAAAGGAGTGGAAGAAGACAAGCAGACAAAGGAGAAAAAGGGAAGCAGTTTTTGGATGACCGTGTTGAAAGTTGAGTTTGCTGATCTTGCTTTTGCAGTCGATTCTATCTTAGCTGCTGTAGCACTAGCCGTTGCCTTGCCAGCAACAGAATTAGGTCATATAGGAAGTCTAGATACAGCACAGTTTTTAGTCGTGTTTGCCGGTGGTATGATTGGGTTAATTATTATGCGATTTGCGGCAAATATATTTGTAGGATTGTTGAATAAACGACCTGGTTTAGAAGTGGCTGCTTTTGTTATTGTCGGCTGGGTTGGTGTGAAGCTTAGTTTGATTGTACTTGCACATGAAGATATCGCACTTATCCCACATGATTTTCCACATTCAACCTTATGGAAAGTCATATTCTATGTGGTACTTGTAGGAATTGCTGTCATTGGTTGGTTCTCTTCAAGTGATAAGAAGGCTACAGTAAAAGACGAAGAGCGGGTGAAGGATTCAGAGAAATAA